From Argopecten irradians isolate NY chromosome 2, Ai_NY, whole genome shotgun sequence, the proteins below share one genomic window:
- the LOC138316760 gene encoding ribosome biogenesis protein bop1-like yields MATTGRKRTRGALDEPKGDTIDLFKEVPVTDNEDDSDSEESVYSGLEEEPDTESDNEDEDSNNSSDSSDENDDEEVSDLPVEEIEEGSSDNNTGDDDSMEKAINIKSLTKSRKSRRTEQGTDNTGLSAPQRDEYESDSSDEEDIRNTVGNVPLEWYRDYDHLGYDVEGRKIAKPKKADELDEFLNKMDNPDYWRTVTNKMTGQNVVLSEEDLQTIKRLQKGKHPKGVENQYEVCNTVLPSIETGNIKGVGNQYEVCNT; encoded by the exons ATAGACTTGTTCAAAGAAGTCCCGGTTACAGACAACGAAGATGACTCAGACTCGGAGGAGAGTGTATACTCAGGTCTTGAAGAAGAACCTGATACAGAGTCTGACAATGAG GATGAAGACAGCAACAACAGCTCTGATTCATcagatgaaaatgatgatgaagAAGTGAGTGATTTACCAGTAGAGGAAATAGAGGAAGGATCAAGTGATAATAACACAGGCGATGATGATTCTATGGAGAAAGCTATCAACATAAAATCTCTTACAAAATCTAGAAAGTCACGGAGGACAGAACAGGGAACAGACAACACAGGACTGTCCGCTCCCCAAAGAGATGAATATGAAAGTGACTCTTCTGACGAGGAA GATATCCGGAACACTGTAGGGAATGTGCCACTGGAGTGGTATAGGGATTATGACCATCTTGGTTACGATGTAGAAGGAAGGAAAATTGCCAAACCGAAAAAGGCTGATGAATTGGATGAGTTCCTTAATAAAATGGACAATCCTGATTACTG GAGAACTGTGACAAACAAGATGACTGGTCAGAATGTTGTGCTGAGTGAGGAAGACCTGCAGACTATTAAGAGGCTACAGAAAGGAAAACACCCCAAGGGGGTGgaaaatcagtatgaggtatgtaatactgtttTACCTAGTATAGAGACTGGCAACATCAAGGGAGtaggaaatcagtatgaggtatgtaatacctag